TTCAGCGGCGCTGGCCAACGCGAGCACGGGCCAGCTAGGCTCACTCGCCTTGCCGGCGTCAAGCGCACTGTCCTCCGCACCCGCCGGCCTGCGCATCGCGCGCATCGGCTGATGTCCACGCGCCTTCAGACCCCGCATTCACGCCCTACATGACCGCATCTCAATATTCCCCGGTCGCCGTCGCGCCGCTGAACACCATCACCGTGCAAGATCTCGCAGTCAGCGCACATGGCTTCGATGCATGGCTGCAAGAACAAACCGGCGGCAAAGTCACATTGGAGCGCATCAAGAACGTCGCGGGCGGCTTGCCCGTGGTGGGCAACATCATTGCCCTGACCGACGTGCTGGACGACATCGTCACCATGATGCGCTCGCCTAAAGCCCCCGACGTCCTGATGTGGGCGAGCCTCGGCATCAACCTGATTGGCGTTCTCCCACTGCCGACCGGTACCGCCGCCGCGCGCATGAGCCTGCGCCCCATGCTCGCCCTCGTGCGCGAGGAGATGATTCGTCAGGCCGAGCAACGGCTCAAGGCCAACCTGGGGGACCCGCTACAGCGACGAGCGCCTCAGCGTGAAATACCAATACGATGCCCTCGGCCGGCGCATCACCAAACACGCACAGGCGGTCTACTTCGAGCCCCTCGGCGCTGGCAGCGTCTACATTCATAACGAACGCGCACGGGTCAACAAGGAACTGGGGTGTGGCTTCACGCTCTACGGCTGGGACGGCGACACCCTGGCCTGGGAAGCCCGGCGCGACGCCGACATCATGCGCCAGGGCGCCTACCACCCGTCACCCGGCAGCACCCGCACCACGCACTATCTGTACGAACCCAACAGCTTCGTCCCCATCGCCCAGGGCGTCACGCACGGGATGCTGCCCCTGCACAAGCAGCCTGCCTATGCCGACGCTGAATACGACATCGATGAGGATCCACTGTGGCAGCACGAGATTCAGCCCACACCGTTTGATAGTTTGGCGTGGTACCAGTGCGATCACCTCGGCACGCCGCAGGAGCTTACTGACCAAACCGGTGAGATTGCGTGGAGTGCGCATTACAAGGCGTGGGGAGCGGCGCAAGAAGTCATTAGCGATGCAGCCAGGAAGGCTGGTATTCAGAACCCGCTGCGGTTCCAGGGGCAGTACTTTGATCATGAGACGGGGCTGCATTACAACCGGCATCGGTACTATGACCCGAGCAGTGGGCGGTTCATATCGAAGGATCCGATTGGGTTGGCGGGGGGACTGAACGTCTATCAGTACGCACCAAATACGGTGCAATGGGTTGATCCGCTGGGATTAAGCTGGAGCAGGCCGCCCAATCTAAGTCCCGAAGGGGCAGGAAGACGCGGTGCTTTCCGTCAAGCTAAAAGGGATAATGGCGTACCGGTATGCATGTGCCCGACACGAGTTGGTCCAAACCTAGACAAGAGGGGGCGCGTCCAGCAAGGCCGGACCTATGAGTTTGACCAACGAGATTCAAGCGGGAGGGTAAGCACTACGGTGTTACGCGATGATGCCGGCGGTCACGATTTCGGACTCAATAACTCTCAGAATCGAGGACCCCACTTCAACGACCAGAAGGAAGGTCACTATGACTACTGAGAATTATTTCGAGCTGACTTCGAACGTATTTACAGCCAATTCGGTCTTCAACATTCCGCAGAAGACTCACGAGGGGCTTGGCCAGCTCTCGGCAGCACTAAGACTCTACCCAGGACTGCCTCTTGCTGATCGCCAAGAGAAGGCCCTGACAGAGCTGTATGCGAGGATAAACGCCTACTTCCCGAACCACTTGGTATGGCTTTTAGTCAGCAACGGTGGGAAAGTGCCGGATACCAAGATTGTGAGGCACTATGGATTATGGCGATCCTTGGAAAAGAATGGAGTCGAGTTGCCGGAAGGTGAACGAACCTCTGAGCATATTCTTGAAGATGGCGGGGATATTCAATTTTTTGGGGGTATCTGTTTGCGTCACCCCCGCTTTCAGGAAGTGGTAAGGCTAGTTGCGTTGCACTCCTCTGCTCATGTTGTTTTGTCGGACAACGAGCGCTCGGTGCAGGAGTTGCTGAGTAGTGGATGGTTTTACGACTCGCGTAAATTCCCTATCTCCATACTTCGCCAAGTTGAAAAAGCATCAATGTTTTTTCTAGTTCCTCTAGGGGAATTCGATGACATGGAAGGTGGGGCAGTTGCTATAGCTAGGCCACTTCTAATTGCAAGTTGTTTCAGCATCGGACGTGAGCCAAAATTATAGGATTAGTGATTTGATCGGGACGGCCAAGTGGCGGGTTAGTGGCTCCAGTTGACACGCTGTTCGGCCAACGTGTTCTGCCGGAATCGACGCATGCAGGTTATGGCTAACAGCATGACTACAAAGCCAGAGCTGGCCGCTCATCACAAGACGATGCCAGTCATCTACGCCGGCTGCGCGCGGACGAAACACCTACTAAATCGACCACCACTTGAGCTGGGCATACCAATACGATGCCCTCGGCCGGCGCATCACCAAACACGCACAGGCGGTCTACTTCGAGCCCCTCGGCGCTGGCAGCGTCTACATCCACAACGAACACGCCCGGGTCAACAAGGAACTGGGGTGTGGCTTCACGCTCTACGGCTGGGATGGCGACACCCTGGCCTGGGAAGCCCGGCGCGACGCCGACATCATGCGCCAGGGCGCCTACCACCCGTCACCCGGCAGCACCCGCACCACGCACTATCTGTACGAACCCAACAGCTTCGTCCCCATCGCCCAGGGCGTCACGCACGGGATGCTGCCCCTGCACAAGCAGCCTGCCTATGCCGACGCTGAATACGACATCGATGAGGATCCATTGTGGCAGCACGAGATTCAGCCCACACCGTTTGATAGTTTGGCGTGGTACCAGTGCGACCACCTGGGCACGCCGCAGGAGCTCACCGACCAAACCGGTGAGATTGCGTGGAGTGCGCATTACAAGGCGTGGGGAGCGGCGCAGGAGGTCATTACCGACGCAGCGAGGAAGGCGGGCATCCAGAACCCGCTTCGGTTCCAGGGGCAGTACTTTGACCATGAGACGGGGCTGCATTACAACCGGCACCGGTACTACGACCCGGCGTCGGGGTGGTTTATATCGAAGGATCCGATTGGGTTGGCGGGTGGGCTGAACCTCCACGCTTATGCCCCCAATCCGGTAGAGTGGATTGACCCACTTGGCTTGGCCCGCATCTATAAGGATGCCCCCTATCATGGAACTATGGACAATGCGGTGAAAAGCCGAGCCCCGACTGATGGGCAATTTGCGCTTAATAATTCAGTGCAAGTTAAAGAAAACTCACCTAGGCGCGTTGGAGTCGATGCTCGAAATGATGAGATTGTTGTCATGGACAAGACCAGGACTCATCCAAATGGCGATGAGGAATTTCATGGTCACGTTCGCTGCTGGTGTGATTTGCATAACGACCAACAATCTGCCCTTAAGAAGTCAGGAATGGTCAGTGGCAAGGGAAGGATAAAGAGGTGATTTATATGACAACTCAGTACAGCAAGGAAGATATTGAGATTATGCTGAGGTCGGATCAGAGTGATGTTGTCATAGATGCTCTCATGTATTTGTGCTTCAACATTAATGACCCAGATTGGATCCAGGATAAATGCATAAGTGCGATTGAGGGTGGAATGAACGATGATATCAAGGGCCTTGGGATTACATGCATCGGACACGTCGCCAGAATGTACGGAAAAATTGATAAAGATAAGGTTATTCCAATTCTAGAAAAAAAACTCAAGGACGAATCTCTGTCCGGAAGGGTGCGGGATGCACTCGATGATATTGATACATTTGCCAATTGATTCTCCTAAACCGCTAAAGTTAAATGAATTACCAACGAAACGCCAGATTCCTGCTGGGAATCAACTTAATGATCGAGGGCTTGTGTCGCTAGATCCGAATGAAACACACATTGGTATCCGTAATCCGGCTGATCTACCAGCTGTTCGAGGGAGGCCACACGGATCATGAGCTACGAATATAGATTGGTATTTGACGACACTACTTCAGCGCAGCATGTCATGGACTCGTTGAAGTCGAGTGACGCATGCGTCAAGGCGCAGGCACTGGAAGTTTGTCTGAAGGATCGGGAGCTACAGACATTGGCTGAATATGATGTTAGGTTGACTCAAGAGAGCGATCGGTCGCTATGGCTGGAAGTTAATTTTAGATCGCTGAATTTATGCAAGCTGGTGCAAGGAGCGTTGAGCGGCAGGGTTGTTGGATGTTTCGAAGATGGGGATTTGGACGATGAAGTAACGCTGAAGGAAGCGTTTCGCATCAAGACAAACAACTAGACAACAAGGGCCGCGTGAGCGGCCCTTGGAAAAGGAGCACGGCCATGGCTCAAGGAGCCGGGGTGCGGCTTCACGCTCTACGGCTGGGACGGCGACACCCTGGCCTGGGAAGCCCGGCGCGACGCCGACATCATGCGCCAGGGCGCCTACCACCCGTCACCGGGCAGCACCCGCACCACGCACTATCTGTACGAACCCAACAGCTTCGTCCCCATCGCCCAGGGCGTCACGCACGGGATGCTGCCCCTGCACAAGCAGCCCGCCTATGCCGAGGCTGACTACGACATCGATGAGGATCCGCTGTGGCAGTACGAGATTCAACCCACACCGTTTGATAGTTTGGCCTGGTACCAGTGCGACCACCTCGGCACGCCGCAGGAGCTCACCGACCAAACTGGTGAGGTTGCGTGGAGTGCGCATTACAAGGCGTGGGGAGCGACGCAAGAAGTCATTAGCGATGCAGCCAGGAAGGCGGGTATCCAGAACCCGATTCGGTTCCAGGGGCAGTACTTCGATCATGAGACGGGGCTGCATTACAACCGACATCGGTACTATGACCCGGCGGTGGGGCGGTTCATATCGAAGGATCCGATTGGGCTGGCGGGTGGGATTCACGCCTACCAGTACGCGCGGAACCCGATAAGCTCGATCGATCCGCTGGGGTTGACTGGTATGACACCGCCGACGATAACAGCGGCGGACGTTACAGATAAAACGCGGACCGAGATTCGCGGTCTTGCGAATCAAAAGGGACTAATTCCAGCTAAAACAGACGTCTCGGGTGCACCAATAAAATGGAAATGCCCGTGTACCGGGAAAGAACGACTGAGGTTAGATCGAGGTCACGTAGACCCTAAAACGGGGCTGCCATATGATGATCCAAAGGCGGCCGTTGACCACGTTCATGCCTACGATCCGACTGGCAAAGTCAAGGTTTTGTCGCCGGATGATGGAAATCCGCACTTCCCTACTACAGGTGAATAGCAATGCAAAGTATCCCGAGCCAAGACTATTTTGAAACAAGCGATGGGGCTGTTCGAATATGGATCGAACAAGGCTCGTCTATTCATATCAAGGCAATTACAAAAGAGAGTGATCCGGTTGAGCTGTCTGACTCGGAGGCGTTGGAAATAGCGGAAGTGCTCAGACACTTCGCGAGCCGGATTTGACTACTAGTAAAGCGAGCCGATGCGCCGCACGAGTGCCCTTGCTATTTCCGGACACTTCAACCCGCAAATAGAACAACGTGCGCTTACGCGTTTCTCCCTCGATCAGAGAGAAATGCATTGGCTGCTGGCAGCTAGAAAAGCCGATTTGGGGCCCTGCAGCAAGCGTCGTCGTAGGTGCATGTGCTGAATTCCGACGCTGGCCGTCGCGGTGTCCTCAGCCCGATTTACAGCAGAAATATCGTGTTGGTTCAAAATGAAAACCAATACGATGCCCTGGGCCGGCGCATCACCAAACACGCACAGGCGGTCTACCACGAGCCCCTCGGCGCTGGCAGCGTCTACATCCACAACGAACGCGCCTGGGTGTACTAAGGACAATTTTTTGATTGTATTGCCCTGTGCCCCTAGCATGCGATCTTTCCCAACGCGACAGCACACGATCATGCACATCGCCATCCTCACCTTCGATGGGTTCAACGAACTGGATTCGCTTATCGCTTTTGGCGTGCTTCACCGCATCAAGAAACCGGACTGGCGCGTGAGCCTGTGTTGCCCGCACACCGAAGTCACATCAATGAACGGCGTGACGATGCATGCGCAATCGATGCTGGAAGAGGCCCGCTCCGCAGATGCCGTGCTCGTCGGCAGCGGCATCCGCACGCGCGATGTGGTGGCCGATCCGGCTTTGATGGCGCGGCTGGCGCTCGATCCGTCACGCCAGTTGATCGGCGCACAGTGCTCGGGCACGTTGGTGCTGGCCAAGCTGGGGCTGCTTGGCAGCGTGCCGGCCTGCACGGACTTGACCACCAAGCCCTGGGTGCAGGAGGCCGGCGTGGAAGTGCTGAACCAGCCGTTCTACGCCAACGGCAATGTGGCGACGGCAGGCGGCTGCTTTGCTTCGCCGTACCTGGCGGCGTGGGTGATTGCACGCACGGAAGGCGTGGAGGCCGCAGCAGAGGCGTTGCACTACGTGGCGCCCGTCGGCGAGAAAGCGGCCTACGTGGAAAACGCCCTGCGCAACCTGCGGCCTCACCTGCCTGGCTGATCGCGGTGGCGCGGGCGGGTCGATAGACTGGACGGCCCTTCACGCATCGCAGACACGCGATCAGGAGTCACTTCTTGAACACGCTGACGACACTGAAGACGCTGGCCATTCCCGTTACCGTTGCGCTGCTGGCCCACAGCGCTGGCGCGTTTGCAGCCGAAAGCCTGGCCAACGGCATCAAGCGCCGTGCGCCGCAAGGCATTTCCACCAAGTTGTATGCGTGCGTCGACAAGGCGCCGGACAATGCCGACGCTATCGACGCATGTCTCTCCACAGAAAAGACCGCGCAAGACGAGCGTCTGGACCGCTCGTACAAAACGCTCTTGAGCCGATTGAATGGCAAGCCAAAAGAGGCACTGGTAAGTTCAGAGCAGGCGTGGCAGGACTTTCACACCAAAACGGCCGCCCTTGAAACCGCCATCTACGGCAAGGACAAGCGCGACGATCTGCAGCGCCTCGAAAACGAAGTCTTCCGCCTGAGCGAGCGCGCCAACGCACTCGACAAGTATCTGGCCACGAAGGGGCAATAAACCGTTCAGGCCGCGGCGGTCGTCGACAGCCAATTACGCAGGATGGCCACGCTGTAGCGTGAATCCACCTGTGCGATGAACTGCGCGAAGTCGACGCTGGCGGCGTCATCGGCGCGGTCTGAAATCGTCCGGATCGCGGCAAACGGCACGGCCCACTCGTGACACACCTGCGCCACGGCGGCACCTTCCATCTCGACGGCCAGGGCATCCGGCAATGCCGTACGCAGCACCGCGCTTTCTGCCGAGGTGCACACAAAGCGGTCCCCGCTGACGATGAGGCCGCGATGCACCTGCGGCGCCGCAATCCCGAAGGCCCGCATGACATCCGGCCCCAGCAGCGCGTGCGGGTCGGCCAGCACGGTGCCGGCGCTTTCCAGCAGCCCGCTGGCGAGCGACACATCGGCAGGAAAACGCGCCATGCCGGTCAGCGGAATCTCCCAGCGCGGGAACAGCGGTGAGGCGTCGACATCGTGCTGCAGCAGTTCTTCTGACACCACGACGTCGCCCACGGCCACGCCCGGCGCCAATGCGCCGGCCACGCCGGCAAAAACCACCGCGCGTACGTTGAACTGCGTGATCAGCACCGCCGTGGTTGACGCCGCCGCGACCTTGCCGACGCGCGACAGCACCACAACCACCGCGTGGCCGTCGAGCCAGCCCGTCCAGAAATCGCGGCTGCCGATGTGGACGCACTGTGCATCTGTCAGCCACGTCAGCAGCTCGTTGATCTCTTCATGCAAGGCAGCAACGATGCCGATCGGGCCACGGGCGTTGGACTGGGAAGACGGAATGTTCATGCAGGAGGCGGCGCCCGCTTGGGGCGTGGATACGTCGAAAGACGCCATTGTCGCCGTAATCCGGCCGCCCGCCGGCGCCGTTGCTCAGGGGCGCTGCGCCGCCCGCTGCACGGCGTCGTGGCGATCGGCCCGCAAACGATCGAGCCGCGAGGTCACCGCTTCGAGAATCTCCGGTGCTGCGCGCTCGGGGCGGCCGCAATCGAACGGCGGCGCCGGGGCGTACTCGATACCGAGCTGCACGGCCTGCGCATGTTCGGCACCGGCAATGTCCGCCATGACGGTCAGCGCCATGTCGATGCCGGCCGTCACGCCGCCGCCGGTGATGAGATTGCCGTCGCGCACCACACGGGCTTCATCTACGGTGGCGCCAAACGCCGGCAGCAGGCTGCGCCAGGCCCAGTGGCAGGCCGCGCGCTTGCCCTGCAGCAACCCCGCCGCGCCCAGCACCAGCGAGCCAGTGCAGACGGAGGTGACATAGCGCGCGCCGTCGGCCAGTCGCCGCACCTGGCGCACGAACTCGGCATCTTCCATGGCTTCGATCACGCCAAAACCGCCGGGCACGCAGATCAAGTCGGCATGCGGAATATCCGCCAGCCGCTGCACGTTCGAGATCGTGAGACCGCCATCGGCATGGATCTCGCCACCGGCTGCGGAAGCCACCACGCATTGCGCGCCCGGCAGCCGCCAGAACACTTCATGCGGGCCGGTGAAATCCAGCTGCGTGACGCGGTTGTACAGCGCAAAGACAACGATGAACGGGGAATTCGTCATGGTTCGGCTCTCCTGAGCGTGATGCGGTGGTGGTTGACGCTTCACAGGATCGCGCTCTATCGTGTTGGCAGCAATGACCAGTCTCCCACTTTTTCTGCCATGGCCCACCGCATCGCTGTGCTGATCTTTCCGGACTTCCAACTGCTCGACGCCGCCGGGCCGGTGGCGGCATTTGAAGTCGCCAGCCGGTATCGTGACGACCACTACGCACTGCGCATGATTGCCGCGCAGGCCGGCCTTGTTCGTAGTTCGTCCGGT
This is a stretch of genomic DNA from Ralstonia wenshanensis. It encodes these proteins:
- a CDS encoding RHS repeat-associated core domain-containing protein — translated: MKYQYDALGRRITKHAQAVYFEPLGAGSVYIHNERARVNKELGCGFTLYGWDGDTLAWEARRDADIMRQGAYHPSPGSTRTTHYLYEPNSFVPIAQGVTHGMLPLHKQPAYADAEYDIDEDPLWQHEIQPTPFDSLAWYQCDHLGTPQELTDQTGEIAWSAHYKAWGAAQEVISDAARKAGIQNPLRFQGQYFDHETGLHYNRHRYYDPSSGRFISKDPIGLAGGLNVYQYAPNTVQWVDPLGLSWSRPPNLSPEGAGRRGAFRQAKRDNGVPVCMCPTRVGPNLDKRGRVQQGRTYEFDQRDSSGRVSTTVLRDDAGGHDFGLNNSQNRGPHFNDQKEGHYDY
- a CDS encoding RHS repeat-associated core domain-containing protein is translated as MSWAYQYDALGRRITKHAQAVYFEPLGAGSVYIHNEHARVNKELGCGFTLYGWDGDTLAWEARRDADIMRQGAYHPSPGSTRTTHYLYEPNSFVPIAQGVTHGMLPLHKQPAYADAEYDIDEDPLWQHEIQPTPFDSLAWYQCDHLGTPQELTDQTGEIAWSAHYKAWGAAQEVITDAARKAGIQNPLRFQGQYFDHETGLHYNRHRYYDPASGWFISKDPIGLAGGLNLHAYAPNPVEWIDPLGLARIYKDAPYHGTMDNAVKSRAPTDGQFALNNSVQVKENSPRRVGVDARNDEIVVMDKTRTHPNGDEEFHGHVRCWCDLHNDQQSALKKSGMVSGKGRIKR
- a CDS encoding RHS repeat-associated core domain-containing protein; amino-acid sequence: MRQGAYHPSPGSTRTTHYLYEPNSFVPIAQGVTHGMLPLHKQPAYAEADYDIDEDPLWQYEIQPTPFDSLAWYQCDHLGTPQELTDQTGEVAWSAHYKAWGATQEVISDAARKAGIQNPIRFQGQYFDHETGLHYNRHRYYDPAVGRFISKDPIGLAGGIHAYQYARNPISSIDPLGLTGMTPPTITAADVTDKTRTEIRGLANQKGLIPAKTDVSGAPIKWKCPCTGKERLRLDRGHVDPKTGLPYDDPKAAVDHVHAYDPTGKVKVLSPDDGNPHFPTTGE
- a CDS encoding DJ-1/PfpI family protein, yielding MHIAILTFDGFNELDSLIAFGVLHRIKKPDWRVSLCCPHTEVTSMNGVTMHAQSMLEEARSADAVLVGSGIRTRDVVADPALMARLALDPSRQLIGAQCSGTLVLAKLGLLGSVPACTDLTTKPWVQEAGVEVLNQPFYANGNVATAGGCFASPYLAAWVIARTEGVEAAAEALHYVAPVGEKAAYVENALRNLRPHLPG
- a CDS encoding lysozyme inhibitor LprI family protein, which produces MNTLTTLKTLAIPVTVALLAHSAGAFAAESLANGIKRRAPQGISTKLYACVDKAPDNADAIDACLSTEKTAQDERLDRSYKTLLSRLNGKPKEALVSSEQAWQDFHTKTAALETAIYGKDKRDDLQRLENEVFRLSERANALDKYLATKGQ
- a CDS encoding 5'-methylthioadenosine/adenosylhomocysteine nucleosidase, producing the protein MNIPSSQSNARGPIGIVAALHEEINELLTWLTDAQCVHIGSRDFWTGWLDGHAVVVVLSRVGKVAAASTTAVLITQFNVRAVVFAGVAGALAPGVAVGDVVVSEELLQHDVDASPLFPRWEIPLTGMARFPADVSLASGLLESAGTVLADPHALLGPDVMRAFGIAAPQVHRGLIVSGDRFVCTSAESAVLRTALPDALAVEMEGAAVAQVCHEWAVPFAAIRTISDRADDAASVDFAQFIAQVDSRYSVAILRNWLSTTAAA
- a CDS encoding DJ-1/PfpI family protein, whose translation is MTNSPFIVVFALYNRVTQLDFTGPHEVFWRLPGAQCVVASAAGGEIHADGGLTISNVQRLADIPHADLICVPGGFGVIEAMEDAEFVRQVRRLADGARYVTSVCTGSLVLGAAGLLQGKRAACHWAWRSLLPAFGATVDEARVVRDGNLITGGGVTAGIDMALTVMADIAGAEHAQAVQLGIEYAPAPPFDCGRPERAAPEILEAVTSRLDRLRADRHDAVQRAAQRP